In Methanofollis aquaemaris, the genomic window GCTGAGTCAGCCCATCCTCAGCACCACTCACATACTCCTCCTCGCTCCCTGGCTGATCGTCGATGCACCGCCCACAGTGCGGGCAGATACGCTTTTTCTCATGCCGGTTTTTGATCTCGTCACCGAAGGCCGAGGCAAGGATCCCGGCCGGGAGCGCGAACATCCCGATCCCCAGGATCGCGATAAAACCGCCGAGGAGTTTGCCGAACGGGGTGATCGGGTAGACGTCCCCATACCCGACGGTGGTGAGCGTCGCCACCGCCCACCACATCGCCATCGGGATGCTGGAGAAGGCCTCGGGCTGGGCATTATGCTCGACACAATACATCACGGTCGAGGTGAGGACAAGGAGGACGACGAGGACAAATCCGACAACGACGAGTGCCTCCTTCTCAGCCTTAACGACCCGCTCAAGCATTTTGAGAGCCTCGGAATACCGATAGAGTTTGAAGAGCCGAAAGACTCTGAGCAGGCGCAGCATCCGCAGTACCCTGAGGTCGAGAGGGATGATCATCGGCAGATAGAAGGGCAGGATGGCGACGAGATCGATGATCGCCATGGGGGACGCGGCAAAACGCACCCGGCCACCCGGACCCACAAACCCGGGGTTGCAGGGCGCCGTCCAGAGGCGGAGGGCGTACTCCGCCGTGAAGATCGCAACCGAGAAGATCTCGAACCAGTCGAAGAAGAACTGATACCTCAGATAGAGGAACGCATCGGTTCCCAGGACGACGGCGGCCACGTTGGCGACGATGAGGGCGACGATAAAAGTGTTGAACACCTTACCCGCCGTACCTCCTTCGTCGGTCCCTTCAAGGATGTTATAAAGTCGGTACCTGGACATATCCTGCAGTACCAGTCCACGTTCATCAAAAAGGGATTTGTGATCTCGATCAGGGAGGGCGACGACCCGGAAGGGAGAAGAAAACTTCTCTCCGACCCTCAGGCTCCCATCACTGTCAGCATCCTGCGAAGGATCCCGACGAGATAATTCAGCGCGATGAAGACGAGAAGGAGGAACCCGATGATCTTGATCCAGCGGTAGACCGAACCCGATTTTTCCGCCCCGGCCCCATCTTCCTCAGACAGCGGCGGAAGTTCCTCATCCGACTCGACGACAAAGGAACCGGTGTACCCGCACCGCTTGCACCGGTACCTCGTGCCTGCATACCCCCCGAGCACCTGGTAGAGGTCGGTGCTCCCGCACTTCGGACACCTGAGCATGGAAGCACCTCACCCCCTACCGCCATCAATCTTCCGTCGCCCAAAGGTTGAAACCCCCACAGAAACCATGAAGGGTGATCATCCATGGGTGCGACGCTTGTCGAGAAGATCTTCTCCTCCCGGTGCGACCGGGGGGTACGGGCAGGCGAGGTGGTGATGGCCCCGGTGGACCGGGCAATGGTCCACGACATCACCGGCCCCCTCGCCGTCAGAGTGTTCAAAGAGATGGATGGAGAGCAGGTCTTCGATCCGGCACGGATCGTGATGCTCTTCGACCACCAGGTTCCGGCCGACTCAGTTCCGGCGGCCGAGAACCAGCAGTTCATGCGGGAGTTCGCCCGCGAGCAGGAGATCCACAACTACGACCTTCGCGAGGGCGTCTGTCACCAGGTGCTCATGGAGAAGGGACATGCCGCTCCGGGAGAGATCATTGTCGGTTCGGACTCGCACACCTGCACCTACGGAGCCGCAGGAGCGTTTGCGACCGGCATCGGGTCGACCGACATGGGCTTCGTCCTCAAGTTCGGCGCCCTCTACTTCAGAGTGCCCGAATCGATCGAGGTCACAGTGAGCGGCACCTTCGCCCCCCGCGTCGGGGCAAAAGATCTCATCCTCTCCATCGCCGGCGACATCGGCGCGGGCGGCGCCACCTACCAGGCGCTTGAATTCTGCGGAGAGACCATCGAGACGATGCCGATGACTGGACGGATGACCTGCTGCAACATGGCCATCGAGATGGGCGCAAAGGCAGGTATCGTCCCACCCGACGCCGTCACCAGGGAATACGTGCAGGCCAGGCGGCCCGGTGCGGAGATCGCCGACCTCGCCCCCGACCGGGACGCCGTCTATGCCGACCGCCGCGCATACGACGTCACCGATCTCGTCCCGCAGGTCGCGGTCCCCCACAATGTGGACCATGTCGTCGACGTCGGCGAGGTCGCCGGGACTCACATCGACCAGGTCTTCATCGGTTCGTGCACGAACGGTCGGTATGAGGACTTCGTCGAGGCCGCCGAAGTGCTCGGCGACCGGAAATTCTCCGACGACATACGGGTGATCGTCGTCCCGGCCTCGAAGGAAGAGTACCTCAAGACCCTCAGGGCCGGACTGATCGAAAAATTCGTCGAAGCGGGTGCGCTTGTCGAGGCGCCGTGCTGCGGCCCGTGCATGGGCGGGGCCTTCGGGCTCCTCGCCCCCGGCGAGGTCTCGCTCTCCACCTCGAACCGCAACTTCAGGGGACGGCAGGGGAGCACCGAGGCGGAGGTCTACCTCTGCTCGCCGGCGACAGCGGCGGCGAGCGCGATCACCGGCGCGATCACCGACCCGAGGGAGTTGTGAAAATGCGGATCTGGAAATTCGGCGACGACATCGATACTGACGCAATCATCCCGGGGCGGTTCCTCACCGAGTACGAACCCGAAAAACTCGCGGTGCATCTCTTCGAAGGGACGAGGGACGACTGCAGAACCGGGGTGCAGCCCGGCGACATCATCGTCGCGGGCAAGAACTTCGGCTGCGGCTCCTCCCGCGAGCACGCCCCTCTCGCCCTCCTCGGCGCGGGGGTGAAGATCGTCGTGGCCGAGTCCTTTGCCAGGATCTTCTACCGCAATGCGGTGAACACCGGGCTCCTCCCCCTGGTCTGTCCTGACACCGGCGGGCTCGAAGAAGGGCACGAGGCGACGGTCGACATAGACAATGGTGTGTTGACGTCCGACGGCGTCGCCTACCCCATCGAACCGGTGCCGCCCTTCATGCAGGCGATCATCGATGCCGGCGGACTGGTCGAATATGCAAAAGAGATGAAGGAGGTGGAATTATGTACAGGGTCGCAGCGATAGGCGGCGACGGCATCGGCCCCGAGATCCTCGACGAGGGCAAAAAAGTCCTCGATGCCGCGGGGGAGCGGTACGGTTTCGATATCGACTGGACCGACTTCGATATCGGGGCCGAGCGGTACCTGGAGACCGGCGTGCTGGTCACCGAGGAGGAACTCAAAGAAATCTCCGGATACCCGGCGATCTATTTCGGGTCCATCGGCGACGAGCGCGTGAAGCCCGGCATCCTGGAGAAGGGGATCCTCCTCAAGATGCGGTTCTCCTTCGACGAGTACGTGAACCTCAGGCCGATCCGTCTCCTGCACGGGATCCAGAGCCCGCTCGTCGGCAAGGGGCCTGAAGACATCGACTTCGTCGTGGTGCGCGAGAACACCGAGGACTTCTATGTCGGGATCGGGTCGCGCTTCAGGCAGAGTGAGAAAAAGGAACTCGAGGTCGTCAGGGACCTGTACTCGGTGAAGTTCGGTCTCGACGTCGAGAGCGACGCCGAGGAGATCGCCTACCAGATCGGCGTCCTCTCCCGCGAGGGCTGCCGGCGGGTGATGGAGTACGCCTTCGACCTCGCCGAACGGCGGCAGCGACGGGTGGCTTCGGTCGACAAGGCGAACGTCCTCTCCGATGTCTACGGGCTCTGGCGGGAGGTCTTCTCCGAGGTCGAGGGGCGCCACCCCGGCGTGGCGACCGAGCTCACCTTCGTCGACGCCGTGACGATGTGGTTTGTCAAGAACCCGGAGTGGTTCGATGTCGTGGTCACCCCGAACATGTTCGGCGACATCGTCACCGATCTCGGAGCGATGATCCAGGGCGGTCTCGGCCTCGCGCCGGGCGGGAACATCAACCCGACGGGCACTTCGATGTTCGAGCCCATCCATGGTTCGGCCCCGAAGTACCGGGGCCTCGGCGTCGCCAACCCCATCGCCACCATCTGGGCGGGCGCCCTCCTCCTCGACTATCTCGGCGAGCACGAGGCAGCGGAGGGGGTCGTGGAGGCGATCGAGGGGACGATCCGGGACGGCGTGGTGACCCGCGACCTCGGCGGCGCGGCAAAGACTGCAGACGTCGGCGACCACGTCGCGGCGCTGTTGCGGGGATAACACAACCTTTTCTTTCGGGAATGGTGTCCCGGCGTTCCGGAGCCTTATTCCCGGTCATCACTCAAATGTTTGATACTTTTTTCGACTCTGTTGAATCAGGCATCAGCCGGGAACGCGCTTCAGGCATACCGCATGAACATTGTTCTGAGCGACACTTCTGAGTGTGGAAGGATCGACACTGTTGAAGCCCTCAGTTCCTCTTCTCCTGGCCTTGAGGATACCGGGAACCGAGCACTTCGCCCCCCCCGGCGCGAGAAAACAGTTAGCATTCCTCATCCTTCTGGGGGGTGGCCCGTCTGAACGAAGTGCCTTCCCCAATACTCGCGCCGGGGGCGCTGCCCCCGGACCCCCGAGATGAAGATCGGGCCGGGAAGGCAGAGAGATGGCGGTGAATTGGTATCGAACCAGGGCGACTGTTCAAGCCCTGGATACTTTTGGGATATACTCTT contains:
- a CDS encoding ion transporter; its protein translation is MSRYRLYNILEGTDEGGTAGKVFNTFIVALIVANVAAVVLGTDAFLYLRYQFFFDWFEIFSVAIFTAEYALRLWTAPCNPGFVGPGGRVRFAASPMAIIDLVAILPFYLPMIIPLDLRVLRMLRLLRVFRLFKLYRYSEALKMLERVVKAEKEALVVVGFVLVVLLVLTSTVMYCVEHNAQPEAFSSIPMAMWWAVATLTTVGYGDVYPITPFGKLLGGFIAILGIGMFALPAGILASAFGDEIKNRHEKKRICPHCGRCIDDQPGSEEEYVSGAEDGLTQPGQPDASH
- a CDS encoding 3-isopropylmalate dehydratase large subunit, with amino-acid sequence MGATLVEKIFSSRCDRGVRAGEVVMAPVDRAMVHDITGPLAVRVFKEMDGEQVFDPARIVMLFDHQVPADSVPAAENQQFMREFAREQEIHNYDLREGVCHQVLMEKGHAAPGEIIVGSDSHTCTYGAAGAFATGIGSTDMGFVLKFGALYFRVPESIEVTVSGTFAPRVGAKDLILSIAGDIGAGGATYQALEFCGETIETMPMTGRMTCCNMAIEMGAKAGIVPPDAVTREYVQARRPGAEIADLAPDRDAVYADRRAYDVTDLVPQVAVPHNVDHVVDVGEVAGTHIDQVFIGSCTNGRYEDFVEAAEVLGDRKFSDDIRVIVVPASKEEYLKTLRAGLIEKFVEAGALVEAPCCGPCMGGAFGLLAPGEVSLSTSNRNFRGRQGSTEAEVYLCSPATAAASAITGAITDPREL
- a CDS encoding 3-isopropylmalate dehydratase small subunit, which gives rise to MRIWKFGDDIDTDAIIPGRFLTEYEPEKLAVHLFEGTRDDCRTGVQPGDIIVAGKNFGCGSSREHAPLALLGAGVKIVVAESFARIFYRNAVNTGLLPLVCPDTGGLEEGHEATVDIDNGVLTSDGVAYPIEPVPPFMQAIIDAGGLVEYAKEMKEVELCTGSQR
- a CDS encoding 3-isopropylmalate dehydrogenase gives rise to the protein MYRVAAIGGDGIGPEILDEGKKVLDAAGERYGFDIDWTDFDIGAERYLETGVLVTEEELKEISGYPAIYFGSIGDERVKPGILEKGILLKMRFSFDEYVNLRPIRLLHGIQSPLVGKGPEDIDFVVVRENTEDFYVGIGSRFRQSEKKELEVVRDLYSVKFGLDVESDAEEIAYQIGVLSREGCRRVMEYAFDLAERRQRRVASVDKANVLSDVYGLWREVFSEVEGRHPGVATELTFVDAVTMWFVKNPEWFDVVVTPNMFGDIVTDLGAMIQGGLGLAPGGNINPTGTSMFEPIHGSAPKYRGLGVANPIATIWAGALLLDYLGEHEAAEGVVEAIEGTIRDGVVTRDLGGAAKTADVGDHVAALLRG